A genomic region of Phragmites australis chromosome 2, lpPhrAust1.1, whole genome shotgun sequence contains the following coding sequences:
- the LOC133909631 gene encoding protein RETICULATA-RELATED 4, chloroplastic-like, producing the protein MAAFPSSSLSATPCSQPATPLGLQLPHQPPRLSLLPFTRPLALPLRFRIPRPILPALPRALSSSGGDDGDHNNNNGGGEDGEGDDGDGEGDAPGNRGEALFVLAQLGRKLESLPSDLAAAVEGGHVTGEIVRRFNELEGSALFRWLLQFRGFRERLLADDLFLAKLTMECGVGVIAKTAAEYEKRRENFVKEIDIVIADVVMAIVADFMLVYLPAPTVSLQPPLARNAGVIANFFHNCPDNAFQIALAGRSYTLLQRLGAIMRNGAKLFAVGTSASLIGTGVTNALIKARKSVDKELDDEVEDIPIVSTSVAYGVYMAVSSNLRYQVLAGVIEQRMLEPLLHNHKLLLSAMCFAVRTGNTFLGSLLWVDYARWVGVQKVQEES; encoded by the exons ATGGCCGCCTTCCCGTCCTCTTCGCTCTCCGCCACCCCGTGCTCTCAACCCGCCACCCCACTCGGCCTCCAACTCCCACACCAGCCGCCCCGCCTCTCCCTGCTCCCCTTCACCCGCCCCCTCGCGCTCCCCCTCCGCTTCCGCATTCCGCGCCCCATCCTCCCTGCCCTCCCCCGGGCGCTCTCCTCCAGCGGGGGCGACGACGGCGACCATAATAATAATAACGGCGGCGGCGAAGATGGAGAAGGGGAtgatggcgacggcgagggtGACGCGCCCGGCAACCGCGGGGAGGCGCTGTTCGTGCTGGCGCAGCTGGGGAGGAAACTCGAGAGCCTGCCGTCCGatctcgccgccgccgtagAGGGCGGCCATGTCACCGGGGAGATCGTAAGGCGCTTCAACGAGTTGGAGGGGTCGGCGCTGTTTCGCTGGCTGCTCCAGTTCCGAGGGTTCAGGGAGCGCCTTCTTGCCGACGATCTCTTCCTCGCCAAGCTCACCATGGAGTGCGGCGTCGGTGTCATCGCCAAG ACTGCAGCGGAGTATGAAAAGAGAAGGGAGAATTTTGTCAAGGAGATTGATATTGTGATCGCCGATGTG GTCATGGCAATAGTAGCGGATTTCATGCTTGTCTATCTTCCTGCTCCAACTGTATCTTTGCAGCCACCACTTGCAAGAAATGCTGGAGTTATTGCCAACTTTTTCCATAACTGCCCAGATAACGCTTTCCAA ATCGCTTTGGCTGGAAGGTCGTACACACTTCTGCAGAGGCTAGGAGCTATTATG AGGAATGGTGCAAAGCTTTTCGCAGTGGGAACTAGTGCTTCTCTG ATTGGCACTGGTGTCACCAATGCACTGATCAAAGCAAGGAAGTCTGTTGACAAGGAACTTGATGACGAGGTCGAGGATATTCCAATCGTATCAACTAGTGTCGCCTATGGTGTATACATGGCAGTTTCTAGTAACCTCAG GTATCAGGTTCTGGCTGGTGTAATCGAACAGAGGATGCTGGAGCCACTGCTGCATAACCACAAGCTTCTACTGAGTGCAATGTGCTTTGCCGTTCGTACGGGGAACACATTCTTGGGTTCTTTGCT CTGGGTTGACTATGCCAGATGGGTTGGCGTCCAAAAGGTTCAAGAAGAGAGCTAA